In Microvirga sp. 17 mud 1-3, the genomic window CTGGGTCAGGCGGCGGACCTGGATCGTCGCCCCGGCGGAGCAGAAGGCGCCCACGAATGCGAAGATGGCCCCGATGCTCGCCCCCGTGCCCACGCCGCCGGACAGGGTGCTGAGCTTGAGAAAGGGAGAGAGCATGATGAGGACGCCGACGAAGCCGATCCCGACGGCGGTCCAGCGATAGGAGCGGACCTTCTCCTTGAGGATCAGGGCGGCAAGGATCACCACGATGAGGGGCGAGGCGTAGCCGATCGCAATCGCGTCGTGCAGGGGCAGGTACGCAAGGGCCGCAAAGCCGAGATACATGCTCGACGTGCCGATCAGTCCGCGCAGAAAATGCCCCGGGACATGGTCGGTCCTGATGGCGTTGATGAGGTCGCCCTGCCAGGCGAGCCACGCCAACAGGGGGATCAGCGCGAGGAAGCAGCGGAAGAAGACGAGTTCGCCGACAGGATAATCGGCCGCAAGGGCCTTCAGTCCGGCGGACATGAACGTGAAGACGAGGGCGGAGAGGACTTTGAGGGAAATCCCCAGAAGAGGTTTCACGGCACGGGGGTCTTCATGGGTTCAATGTGAGTCGTTGCGGCAAAGGGTAGCCAATCACGGTCCGTCCGCTGCGTGAACCCCTTGCATGCCGAATTTCCCTGCGCCCTGCGCATGGTTGCGCGCGCTGTTGTCACAATTTTGCAGGCAAGGCGTCACGGGGGTGAGACGCGAATCCGCTCAGCTCTTGCCGTTCTCCTGGAAAGGGTGCGCAATGGCCCAGGATTTCGGTCTCATCCGCGTGCGGACGCTCTTCCTGTCCGACCTCCATCTCGGCACCAAAGGCTGCCAGGCGGACCAGCTGCTCGGCTTCCTGAAGGCCTATGATGCCGATACAATTTATCTGGTCGGCGACATCGTCGACGGCTGGCGGCTCCGGTCCGGCTGGTATTGGCCGCAGGCGCATAACGACGTGATCCAGAAGCTCCTGCGCAAGGTCCGCAAGGGGACCCGCCTCGTCTACATCCCCGGAAACCATGACGAATTCCTGCGCGACTATCTCGGCGTTCATCTCGGCGGGATCGAACTCGCCGACTCGGCCCTGCACGAGGCCGCCGACGGCCGACGCTACCTGGTGATCCATGGGGACCAGTTCGACATGGTGGTTCGCCATGCCCGCTGGCTCGCGCTTCTGGGGGACGGGGCCTACACGGTCGCGCTGGCCGTAAATACCTATCTCAACGTCGCGCGCCGGAGGCTCGGGCTCACCTACTGGTCCCTGTCCTCCTGGGCGAAGCTGAAGGTGAAGAACGCCGTGAACTATATCGGCCGGTTCGAGGAGCTCCTCGCGGCGGAGGCCCGGCGGCACGAGGCGGATGGCATCATCTGCGGGCACATCCACCATGCCGCCATGCACGACCTTGGCGGTGTGCGCTACGTCAATACCGGCGATTGGGTGGAATCCTGTACGGCCATCGTCGAGCATTACGACGGAAGGCTGGAAATGATCCGCTGGGCCGAGGCAACCCAGCGGCAGAAGCCGCTGCCGGCCGGGGCCGGATCCCTCGGCGTTGAGGCGGCCTGATGCGCCTGCTCGTCGCGACAGATGCTTGGCGGCCCCAGGTGAACGGCGTGGTGCGCTCCCTCGAGTACATGGCCGTGGAGGGGCCGGCCCTCGGGGCCGAGGTGACGTTCCTCACCCCTGAGCGCTTCCGCTCCTTTCCCATGCCGACCTATCCGGAGATCCGCCTCTCGGTCGCCCGACCGGGAAGGATCGCGGCCTTCATCGAGGAGGCGCGGCCGACCCATATCCATATTGCCACCGAGGGCCCCATCGGCCTCGCGGTCCGGCGCCTCTGTGCCCGGGAGGGAAGGGCCTTCACCACGAGTTATCATACCCGCTTCCCGGAATACGTCTCGGCCCGCCTCCCGGTCCCGAAGGCCTGGACCTATGGCGCCCTGCGCCGCTTCCACAACAGCGGACGGGCCGTGATGGTGAGCACCCGCTCCCTCGCGGAGGAGCTGCGAGGCCATGGGTTCCGCAACATCCTGCGCTGGACTAGGGGCGTGGACACCGCGCTCTTCCGGCCCCGCTCGGAGCGTGCTTTCGACCTGAAGCGGCCGGTCTTCCTCTATGTCGGTCGGGTGGCCATCGAGAAGAATCTCGGGGCTTTCCTGTCCCTCGACCTGCCGGGCACCAAGGTGGTGGTCGGCGACGGGCCGTCCCGCCCGATGCTGGAACGCGTCCATTCGGACGTGCGCTTCCTCGGCTCCCTCTCCGGGGAAGCGCTGGCGCGGGTCTATGCCTCGGCGGACGTGTTCGTGTTCCCGAGCCTTACGGATACCTTCGGGATCGTGCTGCTGGAGGCCCTGGCCTCGGGACTGCCCATCGCGGCCTATCCGGTGACGGGGCCGCGCGACGTGGTGGGAGTTTCGGGCTGCGGGGTCCTCGATACGGATCTGCGCCGGGCAGCCCTCGCGGCCCTCGACATTCCCCGTGGTCGCTGCCGGGCCTATGGCGAAACCTTCACCTGGCGGGAAAGCGCCCGTCAGTTCTTCTCCAATATCGAGATGGCCTGCGAGGGCACCGGGCCGCTCTGACAGTCAGTCTCGTCGACCGGGGGACAACGGCGAGGAACCGTCGCGCCGGGAGCCGGTTCTGCTCCTGTATCCGCCGCAGCGCGGGATCGGAACAGGAGGGTGTATCCATGTCCTATGCCCGCTTCGGCGCCATGATCGTCACGTCCACGGTCGTGATGTACGGCCTCATGTATCTCAATACCTATGCCCTCGACCATGTCTGGTTCAGCCAGACCAGACTCTGGATGGCTCTCATCATGGGGGCGAGCATGGCGTTGATCATGCTGGGCTTCATGCTGGGCATGTACCGGAATGCTCGGGCCAATATCGCCATTGCGTTGGGAAGCGTGGCGGTCTTCGCGGTGGCCCTGTGGCTCGTCCGCAGCCAGGAGACCGTTTACGACACCGCCTACATGAAGGCCATGATCCCGCATCACTCGATCGCCATCATGACCAGCGAGCGTGCTCATATCCGTGACCCACGCGTCCGGAAGCTCGCCGATGGAATCATCGAGGCTCAGGTCAGGGAGATCGGCGAGATGAAGCAGCTGATCGGCGAACTGGAACGCAACCCCGCCCCCTCGGGAGCGCCGGATCTGGCCCCCGGCGGCGGCGAGACGAAGACGTCGGCCCGCTGAAAGGCGGGCCATGCGAGCTAGTTTAGGGTCTGGCGAACGAGATCGGTCTGGCGAAACCGTTGCACGGAGCCGGCCGGAAGGGGCGTGGGGGCGAGGTCTCCATCGCAGAGGGACATCATCGCCTGTATCCGCCCCTCGAGATAGCGAAGCGTTTCGAGGATCCGGGCGATGCGGCGCTCCGTTTCGTCCTGCAACGGGCCGTCCTCACCAGAACTGTCGTCGGCGAGCGCAGCGTATTCCGTTTCCCGTCGGGTCTGCGCAATGGCGCCTTCCATGTCGAGGAGGCTCGACCGGATCTGCTCCATGGTCCGGGCAGTCTCGTCGTTCGTTAGCTTCCGTTCGAGCCCGGCGATGGCGGACAGGACCGCCTTCGTATCGGCATTGCGGTTGCGGCGGGCATATTCGCGCAGGAACCAGCGCCCGCGGGACGTCTCCATGACGGCGGCCTCGATGGCCTCGTAGTCCCCAGGACTGAGCGTGACGTGCGTCTCTTCATCCGGCATGGTGGACTCCACTCGGTCTCGCGGCCCCGATTCTCGGTCCATGAATGGGCCGAAAGCCGGCGACAGCTCAAGGCCTTCCCTTACGTTATCAACGACCTTACGCCGTGCCCTTGCCCTTTTCCGCCGCCTCGGTCCGCCTGTCGGCCCTTCATGCTGCGAGCTTCTTCAGCCACGGCTTCTATTTGCCGTTCTTTCCCATCTGGCTGAAGAGCCGGGACTTGGACCCGGCGGTGATCGGCATCGTGGTGGCCATCCCCATCATGGTGAGGATCCTGGCCACGGCGCCCCTGCTCAGCCTTGCGGACCGCTCCTTCGGGCCGCGCCGGCTGCTGCTCGCGAGCCATCTGGGGCAGATGGTTGTGTTCCCGCTCCTGATGTTCGCGCAGGACAGCGCGACGATCATCGCCCTCGTGGCCCTGGTGGCCATCGCGCAAGCGGCCGTGATCCCGGGGAACGACCTGGTGACCACGGCGGCGGTCCAGAACGATCCGCGCCTGCATTACGGGCGGCTGCGCGGTTTCGGCTCGATTTCGTTCTTCATCGCCAACATCGTGGCCGGCTACCTGGTCGGAGCTTTCGGAGCGGATATCGTCCTCGCGGCCCTCACGGTCATCCCGCTCCTATGCATGGCCGCGACAATCTCGGCCGTGCCGGCGCACGGGGCCGACCTTTCCGCAAGGGGCAGCG contains:
- a CDS encoding UDP-2,3-diacylglucosamine diphosphatase; its protein translation is MAQDFGLIRVRTLFLSDLHLGTKGCQADQLLGFLKAYDADTIYLVGDIVDGWRLRSGWYWPQAHNDVIQKLLRKVRKGTRLVYIPGNHDEFLRDYLGVHLGGIELADSALHEAADGRRYLVIHGDQFDMVVRHARWLALLGDGAYTVALAVNTYLNVARRRLGLTYWSLSSWAKLKVKNAVNYIGRFEELLAAEARRHEADGIICGHIHHAAMHDLGGVRYVNTGDWVESCTAIVEHYDGRLEMIRWAEATQRQKPLPAGAGSLGVEAA
- a CDS encoding glycosyltransferase family 1 protein, whose amino-acid sequence is MRLLVATDAWRPQVNGVVRSLEYMAVEGPALGAEVTFLTPERFRSFPMPTYPEIRLSVARPGRIAAFIEEARPTHIHIATEGPIGLAVRRLCAREGRAFTTSYHTRFPEYVSARLPVPKAWTYGALRRFHNSGRAVMVSTRSLAEELRGHGFRNILRWTRGVDTALFRPRSERAFDLKRPVFLYVGRVAIEKNLGAFLSLDLPGTKVVVGDGPSRPMLERVHSDVRFLGSLSGEALARVYASADVFVFPSLTDTFGIVLLEALASGLPIAAYPVTGPRDVVGVSGCGVLDTDLRRAALAALDIPRGRCRAYGETFTWRESARQFFSNIEMACEGTGPL
- a CDS encoding DMT family transporter, translated to MKPLLGISLKVLSALVFTFMSAGLKALAADYPVGELVFFRCFLALIPLLAWLAWQGDLINAIRTDHVPGHFLRGLIGTSSMYLGFAALAYLPLHDAIAIGYASPLIVVILAALILKEKVRSYRWTAVGIGFVGVLIMLSPFLKLSTLSGGVGTGASIGAIFAFVGAFCSAGATIQVRRLTQTERTGAIVFYFFILASGLSLLTLPLGWAVPTLKDLMLFVVVGILGGIGQILLTQSYRYADTSILAPFEYTTMIWALLLGWFVFGDLPTVTVMTGAAIVAGTGLFIVWREHQLGLERTKALETAAQRHG
- a CDS encoding DUF305 domain-containing protein; the encoded protein is MSYARFGAMIVTSTVVMYGLMYLNTYALDHVWFSQTRLWMALIMGASMALIMLGFMLGMYRNARANIAIALGSVAVFAVALWLVRSQETVYDTAYMKAMIPHHSIAIMTSERAHIRDPRVRKLADGIIEAQVREIGEMKQLIGELERNPAPSGAPDLAPGGGETKTSAR